The proteins below are encoded in one region of Juglans microcarpa x Juglans regia isolate MS1-56 chromosome 4D, Jm3101_v1.0, whole genome shotgun sequence:
- the LOC121259126 gene encoding non-specific lipid transfer protein GPI-anchored 16, whose amino-acid sequence MAAVKFSQLAAISATLLVFSSILVNGQISTPCTTSMISSFTPCFSFITGSTSNGRSPTSDCCGSLRSLMGTGMDCACLLLTANVPVPLPINRTLALSLPQACNMGGVPLQCKASGSPLPAKGPVSFGPTPAPIGASPFSPRASKEVAQAPAPQSETTMPSTTPASPPPVVDAEAPTTTSGIRPVLVPSASAPPSYASSASDRLPLLLLLLLGVTAF is encoded by the exons ATGGCTGCTGTCAAATTTTCCCAACTTGCTGCAATATCAGCAACTCTCCTAGTCTTTTCTTCAATCCTAGTAAATGGGCAGATTAGCACACCATGCACAACCTCAATGATTAGCAGCTTCACCCcatgttttagttttattacTGGAAGTACCAGTAATGGTAGATCACCAACATCTGACTGTTGCGGTTCATTGCGATCGCTCATGGGCACTGGCATGGACTGTGCTTGTCTTCTTTTAACTGCCAATGTCCCTGTTCCGCTACCCATTAACCGAACTCTAGCACTTTCCCTCCCACAAGCATGTAATATGGGTGGCGTGCCCCTACAGTGCAAAG CCTCTGGCTCACCTCTTCCAGCAAAAG GTCCTGTCTCATTTGGACCAACTCCCGCACCTATAGGTGCTTCTCCTTTTAGTCCCCGAG CTTCTAAAGAGGTGGCACAAGCTCCAGCACCACAATCTGAAACAACAATGCCATCAACAACACCCGCGTCTCCACCTCCAGTTGTTGATGCAGAAGCCCCAACAACAACTTCTGGGATCCGACCTGTGCTCGTCCCCTCGGCATCTGCTCCTCCATCTTATGCTTCTTCAGCATCTGATcgacttcctcttcttcttcttcttcttctaggaGTCACGGCTTTTTAA
- the LOC121259113 gene encoding non-specific lipid transfer protein GPI-anchored 5-like, giving the protein MASKGLEMGLVLVLVVNVAMLWSGAMAQSSCSNVLTNLAPCLNYITGNSSTPSSSCCSQLYIVVQSSPQCLCSVLNGGASSLGININRTLALSLPGACNVKTPPSSRCQGATNGPTTSGTPPVSSPGSGATPPASDIPSGSGSKSIPSIDGGKSDGSSIKAPLHLMLFLLFIVSCASTIITF; this is encoded by the exons ATGGCTTCTAAAGGGTTGGAAATGGGTCTAGTCCTGGTACTAGTTGTTAATGTTGCCATGCTGTGGAGCGGAGCCATGGCGCAGTCAAGTTGCTCAAATGTGCTCACGAATCTAGCCCCATGCCTGAACTACATAACAGGAAACTCATCCACCCCATCATCTTCTTGCTGCTCACAGCTCTATATTGTTGTTCAGTCATCACCACAGTGCCTTTGCTCGGTCCTCAATGGCGGTGCTTCCTCTCTGGGTATTAACATAAACCGGACACTGGCTCTGTCATTACCAGGTGCTTGTAACGTGAAAACTCCTCCCAGCAGCCGGTGTCAAG GAGCTACAAATGGACCAACAACTTCAGGAACTCCCCCAGTAAGTTCTCCAGGGAGTGGTGCTACCCCTCCAGCATCGGATATTCCTTCAG GGTCAGGGTCAAAATCAATTCCATCGATAGACGGGGGAAAATCTGATGGAAGCAGCATTAAAGCGCCTCTTCATTTGATGCTCTTCCTGCTCTTCATTGTGTCTTGTGCTTCCACCATTATCACATTCTGA